The following proteins come from a genomic window of Flavobacterium crocinum:
- a CDS encoding peptidylprolyl isomerase, protein MAVLAKIRQRSALLIGVIALALFAFIIQDLIGKGTFSQSSKDVGSIDGKDISFEDFRIKVSNVEKSGQGITSTEAANRVWDQEVSIALLSSQFEKLGLRVGQKHLLEVLKSDPNIGKNPMFLNAAGLFDEVKFKDYFSSNPEAKEYIAQKEKDAELNAKFQIYNTLIKSGLYTTASEGKLKYEMEANKVSFAYAAAPYSSIKDSEVKISDSDIVDYMKKNEKKFKADATREIQYVLVEDKASKEDEAEIKAKLTALLSGSVVYNAKTGKNDTLPGFRNATNIAEFVNANSDVPYDSTYVAKNNLPAVDADKLFSLPAGAIYGPYVYGRYYAISKSLGFKAGVNAKASHILIGYEGSQTPNQKEKRTKEEAKAKAEEILAQVQANPDSFMMLAFTSSDDSSAQQGGDLGYFGQGQMVKPFNDFVFNNGIGKVGLVETPFGFHVIKITDKQDGIRLATIAQKIEPSEATSDKVFTLATKFEMDAADKDFNAAAKALGLKVAPVVNAKAMDEAFGPLGNQRNIVRWAFDKETGKGDVKRFEIANIGHVIAQYKGENKSGLVSVDMARPYVEPILKNKKKAELLKAKMTGSSIEAVAKAAGVAVQQATDVTLDNPVLPGGVGQEPRVVGNAFALTANKISAPIEGNTGVYVVKNIKTVKAPAIANHAAYVEKVKAQSANDASRVLPALKNNAKIEDNRLQFNY, encoded by the coding sequence ATGGCAGTTTTAGCAAAAATTAGACAGCGTTCCGCTTTATTGATAGGAGTTATTGCACTTGCATTATTTGCATTTATAATACAAGACTTAATCGGTAAGGGAACATTTAGTCAAAGTTCAAAAGATGTAGGAAGCATCGATGGAAAAGATATTTCATTTGAAGACTTTAGAATTAAAGTTAGTAATGTTGAAAAAAGTGGGCAGGGTATAACTTCCACTGAAGCTGCAAACAGAGTTTGGGATCAAGAAGTTTCAATCGCTTTATTGTCATCTCAATTTGAAAAATTAGGATTAAGAGTAGGTCAGAAACACTTACTTGAGGTTTTAAAATCAGATCCAAATATTGGTAAAAACCCAATGTTCTTAAATGCAGCAGGATTATTTGATGAAGTTAAGTTTAAAGATTACTTCAGCTCAAATCCGGAAGCAAAAGAATACATCGCTCAAAAAGAGAAAGATGCTGAATTGAATGCTAAATTTCAAATCTATAATACTTTAATTAAGTCAGGACTTTACACAACTGCTAGTGAAGGAAAACTGAAGTATGAAATGGAAGCAAACAAAGTAAGCTTTGCTTATGCTGCAGCTCCTTATTCTTCTATTAAAGACAGTGAAGTAAAAATTTCTGATTCTGATATCGTAGATTATATGAAGAAAAACGAGAAAAAATTCAAAGCGGATGCAACTCGTGAAATTCAATATGTTTTAGTAGAAGACAAAGCTTCTAAAGAAGATGAGGCTGAAATTAAAGCTAAATTAACTGCATTGTTATCAGGAAGTGTTGTTTACAATGCAAAAACGGGTAAAAACGATACATTGCCAGGATTTAGAAATGCAACAAACATTGCTGAATTTGTAAATGCAAATTCTGATGTTCCTTACGATTCAACTTATGTGGCTAAAAATAACCTTCCTGCTGTAGATGCTGATAAATTATTCAGCTTACCTGCGGGAGCAATTTACGGACCATATGTGTACGGAAGATATTATGCAATTTCTAAATCTTTAGGATTTAAAGCTGGTGTTAATGCAAAAGCGAGTCATATCTTAATTGGTTACGAAGGATCTCAGACACCAAACCAAAAAGAAAAAAGAACTAAAGAAGAAGCTAAGGCTAAAGCTGAAGAAATTTTAGCTCAGGTTCAGGCTAATCCGGATAGTTTTATGATGTTGGCTTTCACGAGTTCTGATGATTCATCTGCTCAGCAAGGTGGTGATTTAGGATATTTTGGTCAGGGACAAATGGTTAAACCATTCAATGATTTTGTATTCAACAACGGAATTGGAAAAGTTGGTTTAGTTGAAACTCCTTTCGGATTTCACGTAATCAAAATTACAGACAAACAAGACGGAATTCGTTTAGCTACAATCGCTCAGAAAATTGAGCCATCTGAAGCTACTTCTGATAAAGTATTTACTTTGGCAACTAAATTCGAAATGGACGCAGCTGACAAAGATTTTAATGCAGCAGCTAAAGCATTAGGCTTAAAAGTTGCTCCGGTTGTAAATGCTAAAGCTATGGATGAGGCGTTTGGTCCATTAGGAAACCAACGTAACATTGTAAGATGGGCATTTGATAAAGAAACAGGTAAAGGAGATGTTAAACGTTTCGAAATCGCTAATATTGGACATGTTATTGCTCAATATAAAGGAGAAAACAAATCAGGTTTAGTTTCTGTTGATATGGCAAGACCTTATGTTGAGCCAATCCTGAAAAACAAGAAAAAAGCAGAATTGTTAAAAGCTAAAATGACAGGATCAAGCATTGAAGCTGTTGCTAAAGCGGCAGGAGTTGCTGTTCAGCAAGCTACAGATGTAACTTTAGATAACCCGGTTTTACCAGGTGGAGTTGGGCAAGAGCCAAGAGTTGTGGGTAATGCATTTGCTTTAACTGCAAACAAAATCTCTGCTCCAATTGAAGGAAATACTGGAGTTTATGTAGTGAAAAACATTAAAACTGTGAAAGCTCCTGCAATTGCTAATCACGCTGCTTATGTAGAGAAAGTAAAAGCTCAAAGCGCTAATGATGCTAGCAGAGTATTACCTGCATTGAAAAACAATGCAAAAATCGAAGACAACAGATTACAGTTCAATTACTAA
- a CDS encoding type III pantothenate kinase — MVLTIDVGNTRIKAAVFEEDTTLENFIFEKKELVEKIEKILKKFPNCSDLVVASVGNIEKQAFLTFEKQLKVHFFTHEDIFPFHNKYATPKTLGIDRMVLAAGATLKFPKQNRLVIDAGTCITYDFIDEKDNYLGGAISPGLRLRYESMHNYTARLPLLTLEVPESYIGNSTAQAMHSGVVNGFVYEIDGFIDDYRRDFSNFIIILTGGDADFLAKRLKNTIFANSNFLLESLNQTYQYKIDND, encoded by the coding sequence ATGGTTTTAACTATTGATGTCGGAAACACTCGAATTAAAGCGGCTGTCTTTGAGGAGGATACTACTTTGGAAAATTTCATTTTTGAGAAAAAAGAACTGGTAGAAAAAATTGAAAAAATTTTAAAAAAGTTTCCAAATTGTTCCGATTTGGTCGTTGCTTCAGTCGGAAATATCGAAAAACAAGCTTTTTTAACATTCGAAAAACAACTAAAAGTACATTTCTTTACACATGAAGATATTTTTCCGTTCCATAATAAATATGCAACTCCAAAAACTTTAGGAATAGACCGTATGGTTTTAGCAGCAGGAGCAACGTTAAAATTTCCAAAACAAAACCGGTTGGTTATTGATGCCGGGACTTGTATTACCTACGATTTTATCGACGAAAAAGACAATTATTTAGGAGGAGCGATTTCTCCGGGACTTCGTTTGCGATATGAATCGATGCATAATTACACTGCCAGACTGCCTTTGCTTACATTGGAAGTGCCTGAGTCCTACATTGGAAACTCGACGGCACAAGCGATGCACTCTGGTGTTGTCAACGGTTTCGTCTATGAGATTGACGGTTTTATCGATGATTATCGCAGAGACTTTTCAAATTTTATCATAATTTTAACGGGAGGCGATGCAGATTTTTTGGCTAAACGATTAAAAAATACCATATTTGCCAATTCAAATTTCCTTCTGGAGAGTTTGAACCAAACATATCAATATAAAATCGACAATGATTAA
- a CDS encoding GYDIA family GHMP kinase, which translates to MKKTFYSNGKLFIAGEYLVLDGADAFALPTKFGQDLVIENGNNTEIEWKSYDYDKHLWFEETISFDEFVNRPEIKVETVKSTLIDILHEAYILNPKFIDNSNGFKINTHLSFPRNWGLGTSSTLINNIAQWAEVNAFTLLNNSFGGSGYDIACAQNNTPVIYQIKNNIVKPVEFNPDYKDHIYFVYLNKKQNSKSAIYAYNNNKNHHLARSVAENNKITNAILHAKTLKEFASAVQRHEIHLSNILEMQTIKEAIFPDFNGVIKSLGAWGGDFVMVVSQENPKEYFNNKGYETILTYEEMIL; encoded by the coding sequence ATGAAGAAAACATTTTATAGTAACGGAAAACTTTTTATTGCTGGAGAATATCTGGTTTTAGATGGAGCTGATGCCTTTGCATTACCAACAAAATTCGGTCAGGATCTGGTAATTGAAAACGGAAACAATACCGAAATCGAATGGAAAAGCTACGATTATGACAAGCATTTATGGTTTGAAGAAACCATTTCATTTGATGAGTTCGTAAACAGACCGGAAATAAAAGTTGAAACTGTAAAATCTACTTTAATTGACATTCTTCATGAAGCTTATATTTTAAATCCAAAATTTATAGATAATTCTAACGGATTTAAAATTAACACCCATTTATCCTTTCCAAGAAATTGGGGATTAGGAACTTCTTCAACACTGATAAACAATATTGCACAATGGGCAGAGGTTAATGCTTTTACTTTATTAAATAATAGTTTTGGAGGAAGCGGTTATGATATTGCGTGCGCACAAAACAATACACCGGTTATTTATCAAATTAAAAACAACATTGTAAAACCAGTTGAATTTAATCCTGATTATAAAGACCATATCTATTTTGTCTATCTAAATAAGAAACAAAACAGCAAATCTGCTATTTACGCTTACAACAACAATAAGAATCATCATTTAGCACGAAGCGTTGCAGAAAACAACAAAATTACCAATGCTATTCTTCACGCTAAAACATTAAAAGAATTTGCATCGGCTGTACAGAGACACGAAATTCATTTAAGTAACATTCTGGAAATGCAAACTATCAAAGAAGCGATTTTTCCTGATTTTAATGGGGTAATTAAAAGTCTTGGAGCCTGGGGAGGTGACTTTGTAATGGTAGTTTCTCAAGAAAATCCGAAAGAATATTTTAACAACAAGGGTTACGAAACCATTCTGACTTACGAGGAAATGATTTTGTGA
- a CDS encoding hemolysin family protein, with product MEISIIIICLILAAFFSGMEIAFISANKIYLEIEKKQDDFLSRILTKLTENPSKFIAAMLIGNNVALVIYGFFMGDVILNWMNHLGLFVPDWWDVLIQTLLAAFIVLLTSEFFPKVFFQIYANSLIKILAFPAYLFYRLFYYVSSFFIWIADFVLSKFFKLEGSQIHLFSRIELGNYITEQMSTVEEDEEVDSEIQIFQNALEFSGVKARDIMTPRTEIVDMDLFDTVDDLKAMFIETGYSKIIISQNSLDDIVGYVHSFDLFKKPSTIKSVLMTVEFVPETILIKDVLNLLIKKRKNVAVVLDEYGGTSGIITIEDIVEELFGEIEDEHDLDEELIEEVISEGKYLFSTRLDVEYLNETYKLMIPEEDSYGTLGGFIVNHTKEIPQKGDRIVIDKYHFLIKEASNKKIELVKLTIKD from the coding sequence ATGGAAATTAGTATTATAATAATATGTTTAATACTAGCTGCCTTTTTTTCTGGAATGGAAATCGCTTTTATTTCCGCAAACAAAATTTATCTTGAAATAGAAAAGAAGCAAGACGATTTCTTGTCTCGGATCTTAACCAAACTTACCGAAAATCCATCCAAATTTATTGCGGCCATGCTTATTGGTAACAATGTGGCTTTGGTGATTTACGGTTTTTTTATGGGTGATGTAATTCTGAATTGGATGAATCATCTTGGTTTGTTTGTTCCGGATTGGTGGGATGTTCTCATTCAAACACTTCTTGCCGCTTTTATCGTTTTATTGACTTCAGAATTTTTTCCAAAAGTATTCTTTCAAATCTACGCTAATTCATTAATTAAAATTCTGGCTTTTCCTGCCTATCTGTTTTATAGATTATTTTATTATGTCTCCTCTTTCTTTATTTGGATTGCTGATTTTGTACTGAGTAAATTTTTTAAGTTAGAAGGAAGTCAGATTCATTTGTTCAGCAGGATTGAACTCGGAAACTATATTACAGAGCAGATGAGTACTGTTGAGGAAGATGAAGAAGTAGACTCTGAAATTCAGATTTTTCAAAATGCATTAGAATTTTCGGGCGTGAAAGCGCGTGATATTATGACACCGCGAACCGAAATTGTTGACATGGATCTTTTTGATACTGTTGATGATCTTAAAGCAATGTTTATTGAAACGGGATATTCTAAAATAATTATAAGCCAAAATTCTTTAGATGATATTGTGGGTTATGTGCATTCGTTTGATTTGTTTAAAAAACCATCGACAATAAAATCGGTTTTAATGACTGTGGAATTTGTTCCCGAAACCATTCTGATAAAAGATGTTCTCAATTTGTTGATTAAAAAGCGTAAAAATGTTGCGGTCGTTCTGGATGAATATGGAGGAACTTCCGGAATTATTACAATCGAAGATATTGTAGAAGAGCTTTTTGGAGAAATTGAAGACGAACATGATCTGGACGAAGAATTAATCGAAGAAGTGATAAGTGAAGGTAAATATTTGTTTTCTACAAGATTAGATGTGGAGTATTTAAATGAAACGTATAAGTTGATGATTCCTGAAGAAGATTCTTACGGTACGCTAGGTGGTTTTATTGTAAATCATACCAAAGAAATTCCACAAAAGGGTGACAGGATTGTAATTGATAAGTATCATTTTCTAATAAAAGAGGCGTCAAATAAGAAAATAGAACTGGTCAAATTGACAATTAAAGATTGA
- the lptC gene encoding LPS export ABC transporter periplasmic protein LptC, whose protein sequence is MNLPKRYSLLVVTVFTVTLFFGCESNFKEVQKINFSEFVPGSDADTINIKYTDSGRITGVLISPKMLDYSNLEFPFTEFPKGIDVTLYDKKQKRTFIKANYAVSYKATQIIDLIGKVKITSEAGQVLETEQLYFDQKNEWFYTERKFKLTDAKGISHGQGIDFSKDFKVINSQRISGEIESDEE, encoded by the coding sequence ATGAATTTACCAAAGAGATATAGTCTGCTAGTTGTCACAGTTTTTACTGTGACACTATTTTTTGGATGCGAAAGTAATTTTAAAGAAGTTCAGAAAATTAACTTTTCTGAATTTGTTCCAGGGAGTGATGCAGATACAATTAATATTAAGTACACCGATTCAGGACGTATAACAGGTGTTTTGATAAGTCCTAAAATGCTGGATTATTCTAATCTTGAATTTCCTTTTACAGAATTTCCAAAAGGAATAGACGTTACTTTATACGATAAAAAACAAAAACGTACTTTTATAAAAGCAAATTATGCGGTTTCGTATAAAGCTACACAGATAATTGATCTGATTGGAAAAGTAAAAATTACCTCAGAAGCAGGACAGGTTTTGGAAACAGAACAATTGTACTTCGATCAGAAAAATGAATGGTTTTATACAGAGAGAAAATTCAAACTCACAGATGCCAAAGGGATATCTCATGGTCAGGGTATAGATTTCAGTAAAGATTTTAAAGTGATTAATTCACAGCGTATAAGCGGTGAAATTGAATCCGATGAAGAATAA
- a CDS encoding ISAon1 family transposase N-terminal region protein, translating to MKKKKKKELESYIELLKLILPEFLIENFNLASFKNSEEKLHLYFEEKASAPSEFSSIELVSKGFLDEITIQDFPLRGKFVYLHIKRRRWTNKTNGEIVKRDWTLVAKGTRMTQEFATFLKEINR from the coding sequence TTGAAAAAAAAAAAAAAAAAAGAATTGGAATCCTATATAGAGTTATTGAAATTGATTTTGCCTGAGTTTTTAATTGAAAATTTTAATCTGGCTTCATTTAAAAATTCAGAAGAAAAACTGCATTTATATTTTGAAGAGAAAGCCAGTGCCCCAAGTGAATTTTCTTCTATTGAATTGGTTTCCAAAGGTTTTTTAGATGAGATTACTATTCAGGATTTTCCTCTAAGGGGTAAGTTTGTTTATCTGCATATTAAAAGACGCCGCTGGACCAATAAAACTAACGGAGAAATAGTAAAAAGAGATTGGACTTTAGTGGCTAAAGGAACCCGCATGACTCAGGAGTTTGCGACTTTTTTAAAAGAGATTAATAGATAA
- a CDS encoding ISAon1 family transposase — translation MDNSATDCHTIGGFFGVKGKKLQRQYKNHLSSFNNWPVREHAHQWIVYPENMGTHLSIDEVALSQGELYTIVTNKKFKGRKGSLVAIIAGTKADKVIEHICKIDYKKRAFVKEITLDMANSMKLISKKCFPKAIQVTDRFHVQKLALEALQEIRIKHRWEAMDFENQLILQAKSENKTYIQQLLPNGDSIKQLLARSRYLLYKSREKWTDSQRERAQIIFELYPDIKTAYNLNQQLRSIYNNNNDKHIAMTKLAHWYRNVEESGFKNFNILLNTITVNYQSILNYFDNRSTNASAESFNAKIKAFRAQFRGVRKIDFFLFRLSNLFA, via the coding sequence ATAGATAACAGCGCTACAGATTGCCATACTATTGGAGGCTTTTTCGGAGTTAAGGGAAAGAAACTTCAAAGGCAGTATAAAAACCACTTAAGCTCCTTTAATAACTGGCCTGTACGAGAACACGCACATCAATGGATTGTCTACCCCGAAAATATGGGTACTCATTTATCAATTGACGAAGTGGCTCTGTCCCAGGGAGAACTTTATACTATTGTCACCAATAAGAAATTCAAAGGCCGAAAAGGTTCTTTGGTGGCAATCATTGCGGGAACAAAAGCGGATAAGGTCATAGAACACATCTGTAAAATTGATTATAAAAAGAGAGCTTTTGTCAAGGAAATAACACTTGATATGGCTAATTCTATGAAATTGATCTCAAAAAAATGCTTTCCTAAAGCCATACAGGTTACCGACAGGTTCCACGTCCAGAAATTAGCCTTGGAAGCGTTACAGGAAATTAGAATCAAGCATCGATGGGAGGCCATGGACTTTGAAAATCAATTAATACTGCAGGCAAAATCAGAAAATAAAACCTATATACAACAGCTTTTGCCTAACGGAGATTCTATAAAACAATTATTGGCAAGAAGCAGATACCTGCTTTATAAATCCCGTGAAAAATGGACTGACAGCCAAAGAGAGAGGGCGCAGATTATTTTTGAATTATACCCGGACATAAAGACTGCTTATAATCTAAACCAGCAGCTTCGAAGCATTTACAACAACAACAATGACAAGCATATTGCCATGACAAAACTGGCGCATTGGTACAGAAATGTAGAAGAATCAGGTTTTAAAAACTTCAATATTCTGCTCAATACTATAACTGTTAATTACCAGTCAATTTTAAACTATTTTGACAACAGGAGTACAAATGCTTCTGCGGAATCCTTTAACGCAAAAATAAAAGCATTTAGAGCTCAGTTTAGAGGAGTAAGGAAAATAGATTTTTTCCTCTTCAGATTATCGAATCTTTTTGCTTAA